One Sandaracinaceae bacterium genomic region harbors:
- a CDS encoding cytochrome c, translating to MWRTRSLVAFASLSMLACGAAEGEPARAEHAHHAGGGDHHHGAADHGGHGHDHSSPAALRPLMRDLFAKMGELRGALESGEVNEAATHARAIAVACDDQDVHHVDPQQFGPRFAEIDQQLHGAAAEMAAVAEAGDLEAARARYGDLHAACVACHAQAPTAQRVDLSAIAGR from the coding sequence ATGTGGAGAACCCGGAGCCTGGTTGCGTTCGCGAGCCTCTCGATGCTGGCCTGTGGGGCCGCGGAGGGGGAGCCGGCGCGCGCCGAGCACGCGCATCACGCGGGCGGAGGCGATCATCACCACGGTGCTGCCGATCATGGCGGGCACGGCCACGACCACTCGAGCCCGGCCGCGCTGCGCCCGCTCATGCGGGACCTCTTCGCGAAGATGGGGGAGCTCCGCGGCGCGCTCGAGTCGGGCGAGGTGAACGAGGCGGCCACGCACGCGCGCGCGATCGCGGTGGCCTGCGACGACCAGGACGTCCACCACGTGGACCCCCAGCAGTTCGGACCGCGCTTCGCCGAGATCGATCAGCAGCTGCACGGGGCGGCGGCCGAGATGGCCGCGGTGGCCGAGGCGGGCGACCTCGAGGCGGCGCGCGCACGCTACGGCGATCTGCACGCGGCCTGCGTCGCTTGCCACG